The Candidatus Thermodiscus eudorianus region GTAGGGCGAGGGGTTCCTAACCTCCTCGCGCAGGAGCATGAGGGGCTCGTCTTCAAGCGTGCCTCCAGGGGCGAACATGCGTAGGTACGCGTCGAGGGGTTCGAGCTCGTCCGGCCACTCGACAAGGTAGTATGGGACTCCGCCCACCAGCGAGTAGGCCTCGACGAGCCCGCTACCTCCGTATCTTGATAGGAAGTATGGCAGGCACCAGGGCGAGAGCTCGCCAAGTCGGATCCGGAGACTAGCCCTACCGAATAACGGCGATCCGCCGCCCACTAGATCCCTAGTAACTACACCCACGATACTCCCAGTGAGCACGATGACCGCCTGGAACCCGGGTAGCACGTGGTCGATAAACCTCTGGACTTCTGAGACAACGCCTGGGTATGAGCGGGTCCAGTAGGTGATCTCATCAATGATGATTACAAGCTTCCCCCTCCATATGCGTAGTACATGCTCAAGGAGGACGTCGAGGCCGGAGAACTTGACCTTCGAGAGCCCCTCGATACCCAGGTACTCCTCGAAAGCCCTCGCTAGCCCCTGGAGGTTGATATCGTGCGAGTAGAAGCCAGCCTGATAGTAGACGTGCGGCTTCTCCTCCACCCACTTTAGGAGGAGCCTGGTCTTCCCAATCCTCCTCCGGCCATAGACTATGCCTAGGCCCCTACCTTTGCTCCAGAGCCCCTCTAATAGCTCCAGCTCAGACCTTCTATCAACGAAGCTATGAGGTTGCAATGCGTCCCCCAGACTGTATTATACAGTTAGAGTATAATACTCTAATGGTAACATATATGAGTTCGCATTGAATCCCTAACCTTCTGCCCAGGGCAAGGCGGAAAACCGGTTCCGGCGCTGGAGCTTTATAGAGTATTCCGGAATTCCTTATAAAACATATTTTACTTGACAGTAACATCCTAGAGTGGGAGCGCCGCCTTGTTCTTCAGGAAGAGGAGGAAGGGTGGAGATACCGGAGAGGGAGTTGAGCTCGGCGAGTTCAAGGGCTACTTCCTAGCACTAGAGGTCTTCCAGATTCTGAGGAGGCCTCCCCTAGTGAAGGGCTTGACAATCCTAGCCGGGACCGTGGCCGAGGGAGACCTAGCCATAGGAGACTACCTGGTCCTGCCCAATGGCAGGGTTCTGAGGGCCAAGAACATCGAGGTCAGGAATAAGAGGGTCGAGAGGGTAGGTGTCAACGTGCCCTGCGGGGTCCTAGTCGAAGGAGTCGGATGGAGCCCCGATAAGAAGGATCTCAAACCCTACCTCGCAAGGCAGCTCATAGACGAGATCAGGAGGGAGCTGGAGGAAAAGTACAAGGGCGTTCCAAAGGAGGCCCGAGAGAGGCTCATTGAGAAGGAGATACCCGAGAGACTGTCTAATCTAATCAAGTCGGGGAAACTGGAGAACGCCCTGAAGATATACTCCAGTCCAGGCGGCTGAAGGGTTCTCAGGGGCGCTTCCCATGGATTCCCGAAGAGGAAGAGACCCCGGGGGTTTTAGAGAGGGCGCCTAGGAGCCTTCCTCGCGCTTCTTCCTGAGCTTTATCTCTATTGCTGACACCCTCTTCTTCTTCCCTCCCTGCGCCTCCAGCTCCTCGCTGTATATGTTTACGCCTGCAACCTCGGTGTTCTTCATGAAGAGGTTTCTTATGTTCTCCGCCACGTCAACGGCCTTGCATATGTTGGTGCCCCTGGCTCTTATCACGACCTCCTCAGCACCGTCGCTGAACAGTCTGATCGCTGCCAGTACATAGTTCATGACATCCTTCCTACCAACGTAGACCACATTAGTCTGGTGAAGCTCAACCATACCCAGTCACCCTATCCTACCAGGAAACTCTGTGCCGCAATCACAGCTATTAAAAAGGTATGATAAACCCAGAAAGACTGATACCAGGACTAGAGGAGTTATCCCCGCCCCGGAGTCCGAGCCCCGGAGCCCAGCTTGCCCTCCAGCCACTCGACTATCATGTCGAGCCTCTTAACCCTCCTACGGGGGGTTCCCTGCCTGGAGAGGTCGTGATTCTCCCGGGGAAACAACGCCAGTTTAGCCTCTACTCCGAGAACCTTCAACCCCGTGTAGAGTGCGAGGGCTTGGTCCAGGGGACACCTATAGTCCTCTAGGCTGTGGATTACTAGCGTAGGGGTCTTCACCCTGTCGAGGTGGAAGAGCGGGCTCTTCTCTAGGTAGGCCTCCGGGGACTCCCAGGGGGTCCCTCCCAGGTGCTCCCTGGCGAAATACCAGCCTATATCGCTGGCCCCGTAGAAGCTCGCCCAGTTACTGCACGACCTCATGGTTACCGCCGCCTTGAACCGGCTGGTCCTGGTGAGTATGTAGTTGACCATCCACCCACCGTAGCTACCGCCAGCTACAGCAGCCCTCCCAGGGTCTAGGGCCTGGTAGAGGCTGGGGGCAGCGTTGGCGAATTGGATTATATCCTCGTAGTCGATAGTGCCGTAGCGGCCCCTTATGTCGGCGAAGCCCTCAGAGTAGCCGTCGCTTCCATGGGGGTTCCCATACACTACCGCGAAGCCCCTACCGCTTAAGACGTGGAACTCGAACATGAAGCCCATACCAAAGCTCGTCTTGGGGCCTCCATGGATGTAGAGCACCCATGGCATGCATCCAGTGCAATCCGAGTCCTCCACGGGGGGCAGTATCCATAGGTCGAGAGTCTCGCCGCTCGGCGACTCTACTATATGGTGCTGTGGCTCGGCTAGCAGCCGCTCCCTCTCGATCCAGTCGTTGAAGTAGGTGGCCCTAACCGGGGACTCGCCATTGTACAGGTATAGTTCCTTGGGTTTGACCGGTGTCATGTAGGTGTAGGCCACAGAGTCTCCTTGCTGGGATACGTCGAACTCGTCGATAACTCCATTCCCGGCTTCGAGGAAGAGGAGGGGTTCACCGCCGGGCCTCGACCTGTATATGTGGATGCGCCCGGCCTCGTGGACCTGGAAGTAGAGCCATCCCTTATCATCCCAACCCATGTTGGAGTTGCACGAGGGACCCCTAACATCGCTGTTAACGGTGTTGAGCGCGTTCAAGTCGAGCTGGCAGGTTACGCACTCCCTGTCCCCAGTCTCCACGTTTACAGTGTATACCTTGTGGTGGGTGACCAAGCCCCTCTCGAAGAAGTGCCCCCGCAGGGCCAGGAGCTCGCCGTCCGGGCTCCAGGCGAGGCCGCTTACAGCCACGTTCTCTACTAGGACCCTCTCGCGCCCCGTCTCCACATCATACAAAACCACCTCTCCCCTATAGGGCTCAAGCTCGCTGGGATACCTCACATAGGCTAGATAGCGTCCATGGGGGCTCCAGGCCGGAAGCCACGAGTC contains the following coding sequences:
- a CDS encoding S9 family peptidase, whose translation is MPAKRPVESRDIYRLTLVSNPRVSPDGGRVVFVASRAREDEYLSAIWVSDGERSRPLTGGPRDTCPTWSPEADMVAFTRRRNEKVYRLMIVGVEGGEPWTLARFNQPLTRLEWSPTGDFIAVESRMAEGAWAKYEDRDVLEIDRLPPWFNGVGWVFDRPRGVYLVSYPSGGVTRVSPAGMDSWLPAWSPHGRYLAYVRYPSELEPYRGEVVLYDVETGRERVLVENVAVSGLAWSPDGELLALRGHFFERGLVTHHKVYTVNVETGDRECVTCQLDLNALNTVNSDVRGPSCNSNMGWDDKGWLYFQVHEAGRIHIYRSRPGGEPLLFLEAGNGVIDEFDVSQQGDSVAYTYMTPVKPKELYLYNGESPVRATYFNDWIERERLLAEPQHHIVESPSGETLDLWILPPVEDSDCTGCMPWVLYIHGGPKTSFGMGFMFEFHVLSGRGFAVVYGNPHGSDGYSEGFADIRGRYGTIDYEDIIQFANAAPSLYQALDPGRAAVAGGSYGGWMVNYILTRTSRFKAAVTMRSCSNWASFYGASDIGWYFAREHLGGTPWESPEAYLEKSPLFHLDRVKTPTLVIHSLEDYRCPLDQALALYTGLKVLGVEAKLALFPRENHDLSRQGTPRRRVKRLDMIVEWLEGKLGSGARTPGRG
- the albA gene encoding DNA-binding protein Alba; translated protein: MVELHQTNVVYVGRKDVMNYVLAAIRLFSDGAEEVVIRARGTNICKAVDVAENIRNLFMKNTEVAGVNIYSEELEAQGGKKKRVSAIEIKLRKKREEGS
- a CDS encoding ATP-binding protein, whose amino-acid sequence is MQPHSFVDRRSELELLEGLWSKGRGLGIVYGRRRIGKTRLLLKWVEEKPHVYYQAGFYSHDINLQGLARAFEEYLGIEGLSKVKFSGLDVLLEHVLRIWRGKLVIIIDEITYWTRSYPGVVSEVQRFIDHVLPGFQAVIVLTGSIVGVVTRDLVGGGSPLFGRASLRIRLGELSPWCLPYFLSRYGGSGLVEAYSLVGGVPYYLVEWPDELEPLDAYLRMFAPGGTLEDEPLMLLREEVRNPSPYISIVRAIAEGMRTIGRISNYTGLPLGHVSRYLSTLIQLGLVGYEPLVPRRRKGRLLAINDRLLKSYYTLIEPYRHILSTRPGKIPEPLRTRYRAIVADGWERLASHHALTQLAPQLGIAVSEAGRLVFKGDEVDYVIIDSDNRRVLAVEAKWSPLTKREIQDITRETRIKVHRLLPGYNVTVALYAREASEPNLDDAMIITPEDLPWKRDCR